Part of the bacterium genome is shown below.
AACCTGGTTCTTTTTTAAACTTGAAACCTGAAACTTGAAACCTGGTTTATAGAATTTTCTGTTCCTTCAGCCCTTTTACGAGCTTTACAGCCATTTCTGCAGGCTCCTCCTGCCACTTCACACCGGAGCGCGACAGGTCGGGGGAGAAGATCTTCACAACACGGGTCGGGGAACCGTCGAGGCCGAGGTGAGGATCCTTCACATCCAGGTCCTCCCTCGTGAAGGTGGTGATCTCGGCTTTTTTCGCCTTCATTTTGCCTTTAAGGGAGGGCATCCTGGGTTCGTTTATCTCTTTGACCACTGTTATGAGTCCCGGAAGAGGAAGGTTCACAACCTCGTAGCCTTCTTCGAACATCCTCTCCACCACCATCTCATTGGAGCCAACTGTGTGCACCTTTTTGATGAAAGCTACGAAGGGGATCCCGAGCTGATCGGCAAGAGACGGGCCCACCTGGGCGGTATCTCCATCAATGGCCTGCTTCCCGCAGATAATGAGGTCGATCGGTCCCATCTTCCTGATAGCGGCAGCCAGGGTGTACGCTGTTGCCCAGGTGTCGGATCCGGCGA
Proteins encoded:
- a CDS encoding electron transfer flavoprotein subunit beta/FixA family protein, with translation MNIVVCIKQVPETTKVKINPETNTLMREGVESIINPFDMYAIEEGVRLREEHGGIVKVLTMGPPQAETALREAVALGVDEVYLVSDRAFAGSDTWATAYTLAAAIRKMGPIDLIICGKQAIDGDTAQVGPSLADQLGIPFVAFIKKVHTVGSNEMVVERMFEEGYEVVNLPLPGLITVVKEINEPRMPSLKGKMKAKKAEITTFTREDLDVKDPHLGLDGSPTRVVKIFSPDLSRSGVKWQEEPAEMAVKLVKGLKEQKIL